A stretch of the Flavobacterium aquiphilum genome encodes the following:
- a CDS encoding oxidoreductase has product MRKIFAAILFFSGLCFVGAQSLNKNKIKSAGFSSVQIDTIFQDQISIRAIVLDHDKIWYAGDKNRYGFYDLKSKEKFENTIAEGSLKIEFRSIAKTTNYIYILSVANPALLYQITKDGKKFQLVYQEKNEKVFYDSMQFWNDKDGIAVGDPITDRLTIIKTNDGGKTWNKLPDGKLPKLFEGEAHFAASNTNIIVEDNNTWIVSGGKKSRVFYSPDKGNSWSAYETPIIQGKQMTGIFTADFYDAKRGFISGGNYELPNQNSENKAVTNDGGKTWKLIAVNQAFGYASCVQYVPKSNGKGIVVVGASGLYYSSDGGVNWVQFSKDPSLYTIRFVDETTAIAAGSNKMIRIHFK; this is encoded by the coding sequence ATGAGAAAAATATTTGCAGCTATCCTGTTTTTTAGCGGATTGTGTTTTGTGGGCGCTCAAAGTTTAAATAAAAATAAAATAAAGTCAGCTGGTTTTAGTTCGGTGCAAATTGATACAATCTTTCAAGATCAAATTAGTATCAGGGCAATTGTGTTGGATCATGATAAGATTTGGTATGCGGGAGATAAGAATCGATATGGGTTTTATGATTTGAAATCTAAAGAAAAATTTGAAAATACGATTGCCGAAGGTTCTTTAAAAATTGAATTCAGAAGTATAGCCAAAACTACTAATTACATTTATATATTAAGTGTGGCTAACCCAGCTTTGCTATATCAAATTACTAAAGATGGAAAAAAGTTTCAATTAGTTTATCAAGAAAAAAATGAAAAAGTTTTTTATGATAGTATGCAGTTTTGGAATGATAAGGATGGAATTGCTGTTGGTGATCCCATAACTGATCGTCTTACTATAATAAAAACAAATGATGGCGGAAAAACTTGGAATAAATTACCAGATGGAAAACTACCAAAACTTTTTGAAGGGGAGGCTCATTTTGCGGCAAGCAATACGAATATAATTGTAGAGGATAATAATACTTGGATTGTTTCTGGCGGAAAGAAATCAAGAGTCTTTTATTCTCCGGACAAAGGGAATTCTTGGAGTGCTTATGAAACACCTATAATACAAGGAAAGCAAATGACCGGAATTTTTACTGCCGATTTTTATGATGCAAAAAGAGGTTTTATATCAGGTGGGAATTATGAGCTACCGAATCAAAATTCAGAAAATAAAGCTGTTACGAATGATGGCGGAAAAACCTGGAAACTTATTGCAGTTAATCAAGCTTTCGGATATGCTTCTTGTGTTCAATATGTTCCAAAAAGTAACGGAAAAGGAATTGTGGTTGTAGGAGCTTCGGGTTTGTATTACTCCTCTGACGGCGGTGTGAATTGGGTGCAATTTAGTAAAGATCCTAGTTTATATACAATTCGATTTGTTGATGAAACTACTGCAATTGCTGCCGGCAGTAATAAAATGATCAGGATTCACTTTAAATAA